A DNA window from Halorubrum sp. DM2 contains the following coding sequences:
- the thsB gene encoding thermosome subunit beta, whose translation MQQGQPMIIMGEDAQRVQDKDAQEYNISAARGVAESVRSTLGPKGMDKMLVDSMGDVTITNDGVTILQTMDIDNPTAEMVVEVAETQEDEAGDGTTSAVAIAGELLKNAEGLLEQDIHPTAVIKGFNLASEYAREQVDEVATAVEPGDTETLRNVAETSMTGKGAELDKDTLADLVVRAVQGVTVEADDGSHVVDLANLNIETRTGRAAGESRLLTGAAIDKDPVHEDMPTDFESANVLLLNDPIEVEEADVDTSVNVDSPDQLQKFLDQEEEQLRAKVDKIVESGADVVFCQKGIDDLAQHYLAKEGILAVRRTKKSDLTFLKNVLGAPIVTDLDSLSADDLAVGSIERDDDEELFYVEGEDSHGVTLLLYGTTEHVVDELERGIQDAIDVVSTTVSDGRTLPGGGAVEVELARRLRDYADSVEGREQLAVEAFADSLELIPRVLAENAGLDAIDLLVDLRAAHEAGDQHAGLDVFAGEVVDTAEAGVVETAHAKEQAISSAAEAANLVLKIDDIISAGDLSTAGGDDEGGAPAGGMGGMGGMGGAM comes from the coding sequence ATGCAGCAGGGCCAGCCGATGATCATTATGGGCGAGGACGCCCAGCGCGTCCAGGACAAGGACGCACAGGAGTACAACATCTCCGCGGCGCGCGGCGTCGCCGAATCCGTCCGTTCGACGCTCGGACCGAAGGGGATGGACAAGATGCTCGTCGATTCGATGGGCGACGTGACCATCACCAACGACGGCGTCACCATCCTCCAGACGATGGACATCGACAACCCGACCGCCGAGATGGTCGTGGAAGTCGCCGAGACGCAGGAAGACGAGGCCGGCGACGGCACGACCAGCGCGGTCGCCATCGCGGGCGAGCTGCTGAAAAACGCCGAGGGCCTCCTCGAACAGGACATCCACCCGACAGCGGTGATCAAGGGCTTCAACCTCGCGAGCGAGTACGCCCGCGAGCAGGTCGACGAGGTCGCCACCGCCGTCGAGCCCGGCGACACGGAAACCCTCCGGAACGTCGCCGAGACGTCGATGACCGGCAAGGGCGCTGAGCTGGACAAGGACACCCTCGCCGACCTCGTCGTCCGCGCGGTACAGGGCGTCACCGTCGAGGCCGACGACGGCTCCCACGTGGTCGACCTGGCGAACCTCAACATCGAGACGCGCACCGGTCGCGCGGCGGGCGAGTCCCGCCTGCTCACCGGCGCGGCGATCGACAAGGACCCCGTTCACGAGGACATGCCGACCGACTTCGAGTCGGCCAACGTCCTGCTCCTCAACGACCCGATCGAGGTCGAGGAGGCCGACGTCGACACCTCCGTCAACGTCGACTCCCCGGACCAGCTCCAGAAGTTCCTCGATCAGGAAGAAGAGCAGCTCCGCGCGAAGGTCGACAAGATCGTCGAGTCCGGCGCGGACGTCGTCTTCTGTCAGAAGGGGATCGACGACCTCGCGCAGCACTACCTCGCGAAGGAGGGCATTCTGGCGGTCCGCCGCACGAAGAAGTCCGACCTGACCTTCCTGAAGAACGTGCTCGGCGCGCCGATCGTCACGGACCTCGACTCCCTGTCCGCGGACGACCTCGCGGTCGGCTCGATCGAGCGCGACGACGACGAGGAGCTGTTCTACGTCGAGGGCGAGGATTCCCACGGCGTCACGCTCCTCCTGTACGGCACCACCGAACACGTCGTCGACGAGCTCGAACGCGGCATTCAGGACGCGATCGACGTGGTCTCGACGACCGTCTCCGACGGGCGGACCCTGCCCGGCGGCGGCGCGGTCGAGGTCGAACTCGCGCGCCGGCTGCGCGACTACGCCGACTCCGTCGAGGGCCGCGAGCAGCTCGCGGTCGAGGCGTTCGCGGACTCGCTGGAGCTGATCCCCCGCGTGCTCGCCGAAAACGCGGGTCTCGACGCGATCGACCTGCTGGTCGACCTGCGCGCGGCCCACGAGGCCGGCGACCAGCACGCCGGACTCGACGTGTTCGCCGGCGAGGTCGTCGACACGGCCGAGGCGGGCGTCGTCGAGACCGCCCACGCCAAGGAGCAGGCGATTTCTTCGGCGGCCGAGGCGGCGAACCTCGTCTTGAAAATCGACGACATCATCTCCGCGGGCGACCTCTCGACCGCGGGCGGCGACGACGAGGGCGGTGCCCCCGCCGGCGGCATGGGCGGCATGGGTGGCATGGGCGGCGCTATGTGA
- a CDS encoding BCCT family transporter: MSRRSVVESIRSFRAEVDPVPFAVGSLVTFAFLAYTVIDTDGAAAAIDAAFVTFGQGLAWLYLGSVLALVLAAGYLLVGKYGRVRLGDGEPEYGTLSYVAMFFSAGLSAGIVFFGPVEALLHYQTVPPLFAGQVAAESSAAAVPAVAYTVFHYGISAWGGYLAIGLPVAYFAYRHDAPFRVSTALYPILGPDGLDGVVARAVDTLAVVATIGGIATGLGFIATQLLTGVTFRTGIAFGDAETVAVIVGITALFTLSLVAGVGRGIRRLSVFNVGVMALLLGVALVAGPTTDVLNVGVAALGTYATSFFEMSLFTGSGVENGPGWSAAWTVFYWSWWIAWAPFVGLFLARISRGRTIRSVVGTAFGTMTAVSALWFTVIGGTSIRLQDSGAVDVLGAVGEFGDGVSGYVIFGAFPGGELWQLLFLVLVTTFFVTSADSSTLAVGMLTTGGSREPSGANRVFWGILQGAIASVLVVVGGATALRSSVIVTGAPFAVVCLVAMGGFLRWLSRVETPAPASDSNASGSASPATPGVDDD; the protein is encoded by the coding sequence ATGAGTAGACGCTCCGTCGTCGAGTCGATACGCTCGTTCCGCGCCGAGGTCGATCCCGTCCCGTTCGCCGTCGGGTCGCTCGTCACGTTCGCCTTCCTCGCGTACACCGTGATCGACACCGACGGCGCGGCGGCCGCCATCGACGCCGCGTTCGTGACGTTCGGTCAGGGGCTCGCGTGGCTGTACCTCGGGTCGGTCCTCGCGCTGGTCCTCGCGGCCGGCTACCTCCTCGTCGGGAAGTACGGTCGCGTCCGGCTCGGCGACGGCGAGCCGGAGTACGGTACGCTCTCGTACGTCGCGATGTTCTTCTCCGCGGGCCTCTCCGCCGGCATCGTGTTCTTCGGCCCTGTCGAGGCGCTGCTCCACTACCAGACCGTTCCGCCGCTGTTCGCGGGTCAGGTCGCCGCCGAGTCGAGCGCGGCAGCGGTCCCCGCGGTCGCGTACACCGTCTTCCACTACGGGATCAGCGCGTGGGGCGGCTACCTCGCGATCGGCCTTCCGGTCGCGTACTTCGCGTACCGCCACGACGCGCCGTTCCGCGTCTCCACCGCGCTGTACCCGATCCTCGGCCCCGACGGACTCGACGGCGTGGTCGCCCGGGCGGTCGACACGCTCGCGGTCGTCGCCACCATCGGCGGGATCGCGACCGGCCTCGGCTTCATCGCCACGCAGCTTCTCACCGGCGTGACGTTCCGGACCGGAATCGCCTTCGGCGACGCCGAGACCGTCGCGGTCATCGTCGGTATCACCGCGCTGTTCACGCTGTCGCTCGTCGCGGGCGTCGGTCGCGGGATTAGACGGCTCTCCGTCTTCAACGTCGGCGTCATGGCGCTGCTGCTCGGCGTGGCGCTCGTCGCCGGGCCGACGACGGACGTGTTGAACGTCGGCGTGGCGGCGCTCGGCACCTACGCGACCTCCTTCTTCGAGATGAGCCTGTTCACCGGCAGCGGCGTCGAGAACGGTCCCGGATGGTCGGCGGCGTGGACCGTCTTCTACTGGTCGTGGTGGATCGCGTGGGCCCCGTTCGTCGGGCTGTTCCTCGCGCGGATCTCCCGCGGCCGGACGATCCGGTCGGTCGTCGGGACCGCGTTCGGCACGATGACCGCCGTCTCCGCGCTGTGGTTCACCGTCATCGGCGGCACGTCCATCCGACTACAAGACTCCGGCGCGGTCGACGTGCTCGGCGCGGTCGGCGAGTTCGGCGACGGCGTCTCCGGGTACGTCATCTTCGGGGCCTTCCCCGGCGGGGAGCTGTGGCAGCTGCTGTTCCTCGTGTTGGTGACGACATTTTTCGTCACCTCCGCCGACTCCTCGACGCTCGCCGTCGGCATGCTCACCACCGGCGGCAGCCGGGAGCCGTCCGGTGCGAACCGCGTGTTCTGGGGGATCCTTCAGGGCGCTATCGCCTCCGTTCTCGTGGTCGTCGGGGGCGCGACGGCGCTCCGGTCGTCGGTGATCGTCACCGGCGCACCCTTCGCCGTCGTCTGTCTCGTCGCGATGGGCGGGTTCCTCCGGTGGCTGTCGCGGGTCGAGACTCCCGCTCCCGCGAGCGACTCGAACGCGTCGGGTTCAGCGTCTCCGGCGACTCCCGGCGTCGACGACGACTGA
- a CDS encoding copper resistance protein CopD, which translates to MIRTVAYAVHVLSGAFWTGAVLFVVYAVLPRATDGDLSRESFADAAHRLLMVTRWTGVALPVTGAYLVWVFYRPLELLTGTSRGWAVLAMLSLWGVMNGLVELGILRMRREVDSDVGWGTYMAEGFPTEALDGAADAPGTARLATVARPYLLASAGLAVLLLVDAALLAGGIPG; encoded by the coding sequence GTGATTCGAACCGTCGCCTACGCCGTCCACGTGCTGTCTGGAGCGTTCTGGACCGGTGCGGTCCTGTTCGTCGTCTACGCGGTCCTCCCCCGGGCGACGGACGGAGACCTGTCTCGGGAGTCGTTCGCCGACGCCGCGCACCGCCTGCTCATGGTCACGCGCTGGACCGGCGTCGCGCTACCGGTCACCGGCGCGTACCTCGTGTGGGTGTTCTACCGGCCGTTAGAGCTGTTGACCGGCACGTCGCGGGGGTGGGCGGTCCTCGCGATGCTGTCGCTGTGGGGGGTGATGAACGGACTCGTCGAGCTGGGGATCCTCCGAATGCGCCGCGAGGTCGACTCCGACGTGGGATGGGGGACGTACATGGCGGAGGGGTTCCCGACCGAGGCGCTCGACGGGGCCGCGGACGCGCCAGGGACCGCGCGGTTGGCGACCGTCGCGCGCCCCTACCTGCTAGCGAGCGCGGGGCTCGCCGTCCTGTTGCTCGTCGACGCCGCGCTCCTGGCCGGCGGGATACCGGGGTGA